From the genome of Rhizobium sp. ZPR4:
GCGCCGGCAGCACAAGACCGGTAAACGCCTCAACGTCCCGTTCCGCAAAGGCGCGCGCGATCTCGGCGGTCCAGCCCGGATGCGCTTCGACGTCGTCGTCGGTGAAGGCGATGATATCAAAGCGGCTTATTTGAACGCCGGTGTTCCGGGCTCGGCTTAGACCGGCATGGGGCTCGTGGACATAGCGAAAATCGGGGAATTGCCTGCAGATGTCCCTCGCATTCCCATCGTGAGAATTGTCGACGACGACGACCTCACCTGGAGGGCTGCGTTGTGCTGCAAGGCTGCTCAGACATTTGCTCAGAGCCGGACCGCGATCGCGAGTGCAGATGACCACGGAAATGTTCTGCGCGGAAGCGGAGGATGGAGCTGCGATCGCGTCGAGCGCCTCCACCAGATTTTGCGCCCCAAGCGCCGCCTCCAGAGAGAGCGCAGGCTTTGGCTGTCCTTCATAGGTGGCGCGCAACGGTGCGCCTAGCCCAATACTGCGCGCCTGGAGCTGCGCGGCCGCATATTCGGCAGCAAGCTGGCGCAATTGAGAGGTCCCGTAAGGTAGCTCGTCCTCCAGGGACGCCCGTGCTCCCAGCGGCAGGTTTTTCCACCAGAAGATCGACAATGCGGGCTCGCGAGCGTTCCCGATATCGGCGTCCGCAAGATCGATGTGCCTTACCTCAAAGCGTTCTGTCCTCATGAATTGCGCTCCCGGATCGACCTGATACGGGCGCGGGAGCGATCATATTCGCCGGCAAGGCCGTAGATTCCGCCCCACAGCTCAGCAATGCCGAAACGCAGCTCATGGCCGCGAAGCCGGCGAGCCGCGCGGGCAAGCGCCTTCAACTGGTCGAAGAACCACCAGCGGACCATGGCGCGATGGCGCGCCCGCATTTCATTATCGGTGCGATAGCTTTTGACGAGAAAGGCCATCATGCCGAGGCCCCAGGTCCAGTATTGCCGCCGGAGCTGCGGAATGGTTTCGCGATGCTCGTGATAAACGGCATATTCCGGCTCATAGATCATCGGGCGTCCGGAGCGTAGGACGCGGTAGAAGATATCGAGATCGCCGCCTCCGGGCAGCGGCGCTCCCGTATCGAGCGCCTCATCGAAGCCGCCAAGCTCGATCAGCAATTTGCGGTCGAAAGCCATGTTGCAACCGGCCCCGAGAATCCCGGCGCCGACGGGATGGAGCGGGTTGTCAAAGCGGGCCTTGTGAAACTCCCTTCGCGCAAAGCCGCGACCGAACCCTCCACGCCGCTCGAAAAAGATCTGCGCCTCGGTGTCGAGACGAAACGGCAGCACGAGGCCTGTGAAGCCGCCGACGCCGGGGTTGTCGCTGCACGCCTTGGCAAGGCCCGAAAGCCAATTACGGTCCACCACGACGTCATCATCCAGATAGGCGATGACATCGCCCCAGGCCGCATGAAGAGCGGCATTTCGAGCGAAATCCAGCCCGGCCTTCGGTTCGAAAACGTAGCGGATATCCCGGAAATTCCCGACGGCTTCGCGCGTGGCCGCATCCACCGAGGCATTGTCGACCACGATGATTTCGACGAACTGGAAGGGAGATTCATCCCGAATCTGATCGAGCGAGCGCAGCAACCGGGAAAGACGCTGCGCACGATCCTTGGTGCAGATCGCGATGCTGAGGCTGGGTAGCGTCGTCTCGTTCGCGGGTAAGCGCGCCCTCAGCTCCTCCTCCAGCTTTGCAACGAGGATGCGCTCCGCAAAGCGCTCGTCGGCAAGGGCTTTCAGGCTTTCGGCCGACAGCATCGGGCCAGCGAGCTGCTCGATCATTTCAAATCCGATCAGCCGGCCCTGCCATCGTGCGATCAAGCCGACACCGGTCTGCTCAGCCGAGAGTTCAATCGGTGCCAGGGGCTCCGACAACTCGATATCAATAAGCTTGTAACTCATCACCCAACTCCCGGCCGCTGCGGCGGCCGTGTTGAAATTCGTGGAGCCTGGAAAAATGTCCCTGCCGTTTGAAGAGCTCGTCCGGCGAACCGGCCTCGACCACGCGACCTTTTGTCATGACGATGATCTGATCGGCCGCCAGAACGGTCGAAAGCCGGTGAGCGATCACGACAACGGTACGGTTATGCGAGTATTTATCGAGCGCCAGCTGAAACGCCTGTTCGGTTTCGGCATCGAGCGCGTTCGTCGCCTCATCCAGCAGCAGAATATCGGGATTTCGAAGGATCGTTCGGGCGAGCGCCACGCGCTGCCTTTGCCCGCCGGACAGGCGCATTCCCTGGTCGCCGATCCGTGTCTCGTAGCCATCCGGAATGAGGCGGATGAAATCGTCCGCCTTGGCGATTTCGGCAGCCTTGCGGATCTCGTCCGGCCCGGCATCCAGATCGCCATAGGCGATGTTGGCTGAAATCGTGTCATTGAAGAGGTGGACCTCCTGCGACATCAGCGACAGACGCTTGCGCCAGCTGCTAAGATCGAATTCGGGAAGAGGCATACCGTCTGCCACGATCGCGCCGGATGTCGAATCCATGAAGCGAAAGAGCAGCGCCATCACGGTGGATTTTCCTGCCCCGGACTCACCTACGATCGCCGTGGTCTTGCCGGCGGGAATGCTGAAGGAAACATCCTCCAGCGCCAGCGGCTGTCCGGGCGCATAGCGGAATGAGACATTGCGGAATTCGACGGCTTTCCTGAAGCCAGGCGCCTGTACATGCCCCTCCGAGAGAAAAGGCCTCTCCGTTGTGCGGAGGAAGTCATCGACATCGTCGATGCTGCCGGCGAGCCCATCGAGCGCGATCTTCGATTGCAGCAACTCCCGGGTCGGA
Proteins encoded in this window:
- a CDS encoding glycosyltransferase, with protein sequence MRTERFEVRHIDLADADIGNAREPALSIFWWKNLPLGARASLEDELPYGTSQLRQLAAEYAAAQLQARSIGLGAPLRATYEGQPKPALSLEAALGAQNLVEALDAIAAPSSASAQNISVVICTRDRGPALSKCLSSLAAQRSPPGEVVVVDNSHDGNARDICRQFPDFRYVHEPHAGLSRARNTGVQISRFDIIAFTDDDVEAHPGWTAEIARAFAERDVEAFTGLVLPARLDTAAQCSFQFTMGGFGSTFVPLTFDRRFFEETRPSGAHVWKIGAGANMAFRRSVFERVGLFDERLGAGAAGCSEDSELWYRLLVAGGVCLYEPRAVVFHHHRSDWPGLKRQIRAYMKGHVAALVTQYDNFGDRGNIVRIGKQLPVYFAKTFVKALFEGPPGRLGILAAEVEGWLAGLQFLLRFGWRMRRTPLGTAATAEKGISR
- a CDS encoding glycosyltransferase gives rise to the protein MSYKLIDIELSEPLAPIELSAEQTGVGLIARWQGRLIGFEMIEQLAGPMLSAESLKALADERFAERILVAKLEEELRARLPANETTLPSLSIAICTKDRAQRLSRLLRSLDQIRDESPFQFVEIIVVDNASVDAATREAVGNFRDIRYVFEPKAGLDFARNAALHAAWGDVIAYLDDDVVVDRNWLSGLAKACSDNPGVGGFTGLVLPFRLDTEAQIFFERRGGFGRGFARREFHKARFDNPLHPVGAGILGAGCNMAFDRKLLIELGGFDEALDTGAPLPGGGDLDIFYRVLRSGRPMIYEPEYAVYHEHRETIPQLRRQYWTWGLGMMAFLVKSYRTDNEMRARHRAMVRWWFFDQLKALARAARRLRGHELRFGIAELWGGIYGLAGEYDRSRARIRSIRERNS